One window of Prionailurus bengalensis isolate Pbe53 chromosome B1, Fcat_Pben_1.1_paternal_pri, whole genome shotgun sequence genomic DNA carries:
- the FHIP2B gene encoding LOW QUALITY PROTEIN: FHF complex subunit HOOK interacting protein 2B (The sequence of the model RefSeq protein was modified relative to this genomic sequence to represent the inferred CDS: inserted 1 base in 1 codon) produces the protein MLSRLGALLQEAVGAREPSIDLLEAFVEHWKGITHYYIESTDENTPAKKTDIPWRLRQMLDILVYEERQQTAAGEAGPCLEYLLQHKILETLCTLGKAEYPPGMRQQVFQFFSKVLAQVQHPLLHYLNVHRPVQKLLRLGGTVPGSQTEKEEVQFTTVLCSKIQQDPALLTYILEGKKIVSRKKSSKEPITLPREAASIQDKDHPHSKSPDLSPCKAQALTAQLPAETEEPDGGVGESNLITSLIGLCKSKKGRVALKAQENLLLLVSVASQAAATYLVHSSPCCPAIVEHLCQLYQSMPTFLDPADIAALEGISWRLPSAPSDEASFPGKEALAAFXGWFDYCDHLITEAHVVVADALAKAVAEKLFMEILQPHLLHVSEQSVLTSTALLTAMLRQLRSPALLREAVAFLLGADPQPAAPEDGPRTLCAHLIGHCDHLSDEISITTLRLFEELLQKPHEQVLRSLVLCNLEGRHYVARGSPEPESYEDTLDLEEDPYFTDGFLNSSFQPSAKPPPAPATNSDGKTAVTEIVNSFLCLVPEEAKTSAFLEETGYDTYVHDAYGLFQECSSRVSPWGWPLGPTPLDPHEPERPFFEGHFLRMLFDRMSRILEQPYSLNLQVTSVLSRLALFPHPLIHEYLLDPYINLAPGCRSLFSVLVRVIGDLMQRIQRVPQFPGKLLLVRKQLMGQVPGEQLDHQTLLQGVVVLEEFCKELAAIAFVKFPPHSPHLHLSPPREGHV, from the exons ATGCTGAGCCGGCTCGGAGCGCTGCTGCAGGAGGCCGTGGGGGCG CGGGAGCCCAGCATTGACCTGCTGGAGGCCTTCGTGGAGCACTGGAAGGGCATCACGCACTACTACATTGAAAGCACAG ATGAAAACACCCCCGCCAAGAAAACAGATATTCCCTGGCGGCTGAGGCAGATGTTGGACATCCTGGTCTACGAGGAGAGGCAGCAGACAGCAGCTGGCGAGGCAGGGCCCTGTCTGGAATACCTGCTGCAGCACAAAATCCTGGAGACCCTGTGCACGCTGGGCAAGGCTGAG TACCCCCCAGGCATGCGACAGCAGGTGTTCCAGTTCTTCAGCAAGGTTCTGGCCCAGGTGCAGCACCCCCTCCTGCATTACCTCAACGTCCACAGGCCTGTGCAG AAGCTTCTCCGACTTGGTGGGACAGTTCCTGGATCCcaaacagaaaaggaggaggtGCAGTTCACCACCGTTCTCTGCTCCAAGATCCAACAGGATCCAGCCCTGCTCACCTACATCCTGGAA GGTAAAAAGATTGTCAGTAGGAAGAAGTCATCCAAAGAACCCATCACCCTGCCTAGAGAGGCAGCCAGCATCCAAGACAAGGACCACCCCCACAGCAAGTCTCCTGACCTGAGTCCCTGTAAGGCCCAGGCCTTGACTGCCCAGCTGCCTGCTGAGACGGAGGAGCCAGATGGAGGAGTTGGGGAAAGCAACCTGATCACCTCTCTGATCGGGTTGTGCAAGAGCAAG AAAGGTCGGGTGGCTCTGAAGGCCCAGGAGAACCTGCTGCTCCTGGTAAGTGTGGCTTCACAGGCAGCTGCCACCTACCTGGTGCACAGCAGCCCTTGCTGCCCCGCCATCGTCGAGCACCTCTGCCAGCTGTACCAGTCCATGCCCACCTTCCTGGACCCCGCAGACATTGCCGCTTTAGAGGGCATCAGCTGGAG GTTGCCCAGTGCCCCGTCTGATGAGGCTTCCTTCCCTGGCAAGGAGGCCTTGGCTGCCT TGGGCTGGTTTGATTACTGTGACCACCTCATCACAGAGGCACACGTG GTGGTTGCAGACGCCTTGGCAAAGGCTGTAGCTGAGAAATTATTCATGGAGATTCTGCAGCCCCACCTCCTGCATGT TTCTGAGCAGAGTGTGCTGACCTCCACTGCCTTGCTCACGGCCATGCTGCGCCAGCTCCGCTCCCCTGCGCTGCTGCGAGAGGCTGTGGCTTTCCTCCTGGGTGCAGACCCGCAGCCCGCAGCCCCCGAAGATGGCCCCCGCACTCTGTGCGCTCACCTCATCGGGCACTGCGATCACCTCTCTGATGAG ATCAGCATCACCACGCTGCGGCTGTTTGAGGAGCTGCTCCAGAAGCCACACGAGCAGGTCCTCCGCAGCCTGGTCCTCTGCAACCTCGAGGGCCGCCATTATGTGGCCCGAGGCTCACCTGAGCCCGAGAGCTACGAGGACACCCT AGATCTGGAGGAAGACCCCTACTTCACGGACGGCTTCCTCAACTCCAGCTTTCAACCCTCTGCaaagcctcccccagcccctgccaccaaCTCAGATGGCAAAACAGCAGTGACCGAGATCGTCAACAG TTTCCTCTGCCTGGTTCCCGAGGAAGCCAAGACCTCAGCTTTCCTAGAGGAGACTGGATATGACACGTACGTCCACGATGCTTATGGACTG TTCCAGGAGTGCAGCTCCCGAGTCTCCCCTTGGGGCTGGCCCCTCGGTCCCACACCCCTGGACCCCCATGAGCCTGAACGGCCTTTCTTTGAAGGTCACTTCCTCCGAATGCTGTTTGACCGCATGTCCCGGATTTTGGAACAG CCATACAGCCTGAACCTGCAAGTGACCTCAGTCCTGTCCCGGCttgccctcttcccccacccccttatcCATGAGTATCTCCTGGATCCCTACATCAACCTGGCCCCTGGGTGCAGGAGTCTGTTCTCTGTGCTTGTCAGG GTGATCGGAGACTTGATGCAGAGAATTCAGAGAGTACCTCAGTTCCCAGGCAAACTGCTCCTGGTACGCAAGCAGCTGATGGGTCAGGTCCCCGGGGAGCA GCTGGACCACCAGACTCTCCTCCAGGGCGTGGTGGTTCTTGAGGAATTCTGCAAGGAGCTGGCTGCCATCGCTTTTGTCAAGTTCCCCCCGCACAGTCCTCACCTGCACCTGTCCCCGCCCCGGGAAGGGCACGTCTGA
- the NUDT18 gene encoding 8-oxo-dGDP phosphatase NUDT18, protein MASEGLAGALAAVLGGQGLSVHSCDSEPAEEPPAPVRLRKNVCYVVLAVFLNEQDEVLLIQEAKKECRGSWYLPAGRMEPGETIVEALQREVKEEAGLHCEPLTLLSVEERGPSWIRFVFLAQATGGILKTPKEADAESLQAGWYPRTSLPTPLRAQDILHLVELAAQYRQQARHPLILPQELPCSLVCQRLVATFTSVQTVWVLVGTVGMPHLPITACGFTPMEQRGGIKMAILRLLQECLTLHHLAVETKGLLGLQHLGKDHADGICLNVLVTVAFRNPGMQREPPKVRGENFFWWKVMEEDLQSQLLQRLRESSVVPVNR, encoded by the exons ATGGCCTCGGAGGGTCTGGCCGGGGCGCTGGCGGCGGTGTTGGGGGGCCAGGGGCTGAGTGTGCACAGCTGTGACTCGGAACCGGCCGAGGAGCCGCCGGCGCCGGTGCGGCTGCGGAAGAACGTCTGCTACGTGGTGCTGGCCGTGTTCCTCAACGAGCAG gaTGAGGTGCTACTGATCCAGGAGGCCAAGAAAGAGTGCCGTGGGTCCTGGTACCTACCCGCGGGGAGAATGGAGCCTGGGGAGACCATCGTTGAGGCACTGCAGCGGGAGGTGAAGGAAGAGGCTGGGCTGCACTGTGAGCCTCTGACGTTGCTGTCTGTGGAGGAGCGGGGCCCCTCCTGGATCCGCTTTGTGTTCCTCGCTCAAGCCACAG GTGGAATTCTCAAGACTCCCAAGGAGGCAGATGCAGAGTCCCTGCAGGCTGGCTGGTACCCTCGGACCTCCCTGCCCACTCCGCTGCGAGCCCAGGACATTCTGCATCTGGTGGAATTAGCTGCCCAGTACCGCCAGCAAGCCAGGCACCCTCTTATTCTGCCCCAGGAGCTTCCCTGCAGTCTGGTCTGCCAGCGGCTTGTGGCCACCTTTACCAGCGTCCAGACAGTGTGGGTGCTGGTGGGCACAGTGGGGATGCCTCACTTGCCCATCACTGCCTGTGGCTTCACTCCCATGGAGCAGAGGGGTGGCATCAAGATGGCCATCCTGCGGCTGCTACAGGAGTGTCTGACCCTTCACCACTTGGCAGTAGAGACCAAGGGGTTGCTTGGACTGCAGCACCTGGGCAAAGACCATGCAGATGGCATCTGCTTGAATGTGCTGGTGACTGTGGCTTTTCGGAACCCAGGTATGCAGAGGGAGCCCCCAAAGGTTCGGGGTGAGAACTTTTTTTGGTGGAAGGTGATGGAGGAAGACCTACAAAGCCAACTCTTACAGAGGCTTCGGGAATCCTCTGTCGTCCCAGTCAACAGATAG